In Heliangelus exortis chromosome 27, bHelExo1.hap1, whole genome shotgun sequence, the genomic window ccacatccctggggagcttCTTCCATTGCTCAGCTATCCTCTGGGTGCCAAAGTTTTTTCTGATATGTAAtcaaaacctcccctgattcatcttcctgccatttccctgagtccttTCTTGAGTCACAGGAGTGGAGAAATGAGTCCTAGTACgctctcttcccctcctgagGAAGGCTGAGACTGCTGTGAAGTAGTAGTTTGAATGAAGTAGTCTTTCCAAGGTGTCATGTGTAATGACAGTTTTGTTCATGTATGCAGTATAGATGGAGCCTTTAAATACGTTGAAcctttggggtttgtttttcgtttttttctgtgcagaagacatagagaaattgctgtaaaaatgcagcTATTTATTTCTGGTGCACAGTGTTTCTAAGAGGGATCGTGCACCTCTGAGAAACAGTAGTGGTGTATTTTTTGGCCATTTAATCAGCAACTTTCCTTTTTAccttaaaaagtaaaatgccacggaagaaagaaatttccaCCAGTATATATTAAGTTGCTGTTGTGATAAAATTCTTCTCTCCAAGAGCTCATAAATTTGAGAGGATGTGTTATTTTGTGTTCAGACTTTTTTCTCAACTATTAAAGGTACACTCTAGGCCTAAATAAGTAGTATCATGTCCTGTCttttataaaaatctttctttctctgtaggTGAGCATTCAGGACGTACCTCCCATATATCATTAtcagctgaaaaagaagttttcaagGATAGCATTGAAAACTCTGTGATGCAGGTAGgtaaagccaaatatttttaattagagtCTGAACTgttaaattgtattaaaaactATGGCAAAGAAACCAGGAAGTGGATAATGCTGAAGGGAGAGTCCTGTGGAGGAAGACTGTGTTAGAGTCTGAAGTGAAGCTGGATATCGTCTTATTACGATGAGGTAAAATCCTTGTCATgatgctgttctgctgctttgtttccatctggtttgcttcagttttttgCCATTGCTGTTCTTGTTGTGGTATGCAgacaaacaatgcagtcaaTGCATCTTTTCCCATGCAAAATGCATGTGAAGGGGAAGATTTGTCTGTAATGTGCTGATCTGTTTGATGAAACATGCCTGGTCTTCCTCTTTGGAAGAGAAAGATCAGGCAAAAAAAGTCTTGAATTTTGGTGAGCTTTctgatgctttccctgcctTAGCAAAACATGCATGTGTTTGGCCATGTTAAGAGATGTTCGAAAAGGTTTTTTTCGGTGGTTATTGATGATGGGATTAAGGCAGGCATCCTTTTGGTGTTGGGCATACAGAACAGGGCCAGACACAGAGGTCTGGAGTCTTCTGTAACAGCTCAAGGGAGAGTGGAGCAAATTACTTGCACTTAgtggcatggtggtgttggtttcccagttggACTTGAAGatcctagaggtcttttccaaccttaatgcTTCtctggttctatgattctgtccACGCAGGAACgattggcccagctccagaggcaAAACCTGTTACTCCAGCTGAAACTGGAAGataggaagaagcagcagctcatcaaAGAAAATGTAGTGACTGTTGCTCAGGACAGTTGCTTTATGGGCAATTTCAAGAAGCTCAGTGCTTATGCTGAGCAGAAAGTTTCTCTGGCGCAAGAGAGAAACAAGGAGTTATATGAAAACTGCAATCTGTTAAGAAAACAAGTCTTTAAATGTGAGATCGACAAAGTAGAATTAGAGGTAAAGCATAGACTATTAGCTAATGCTTGAGACTATTAGCAGTATTTTGGTGTTAATTTCTGAGTTTTGGGGCTTCTAAGGGGCCTGCCTGTTCCTCAGAAAGTCAACTTCAGGCACTGacctaagctttctcttctctattttatggtgtgtagcaatatttaaatttgtttgttctttgtggctctgtgaaAGACAAATAACTGCACAGAAGACTCATTAGGACCTCAATTAAAGTGTCTTTCTGCAAACGCACAGTGCACACGAGTAGGAaacctgctcc contains:
- the LOC139787628 gene encoding ankyrin repeat domain-containing protein 26-like, producing the protein MQLGEHSGRTSHISLSAEKEVFKDSIENSVMQERLAQLQRQNLLLQLKLEDRKKQQLIKENVVTVAQDSCFMGNFKKLSAYAEQKVSLAQERNKELYENCNLLRKQVFKCEIDKVELECKIRELQLELADALKKLSMAEASLDLTMRCSRNLEEAKLGLQKELGECRQQVAGPAE